A region of Firmicutes bacterium HGW-Firmicutes-1 DNA encodes the following proteins:
- the galE gene encoding UDP-glucose 4-epimerase GalE, which produces MAILVCGGAGYIGSHTVALLKEQGREVIVIDSLYKGHKDAIVSGVKFYQGDLRDKVFLTEVFSENDIDAIIDFAADSLVGESVNEPLKYYNNNVYGTLCLLEVMKVFGVKYIVFSSTAATFGEPKSCPILENADTVPTNPYGETKLTVEKMLYWCSKAYDFHYTVLRYFNAAGAHMNGQIGEDHNPESHLIPLILQVALGKRKQIEIFGDDYPTIDGSCVRDYIHVTDLSEAHILALDKMMITGESSTYNLGNGLGFSVKEVLEVARKVTGHPIPSVISERRAGDPAILIASSEKATNELNWHPKYNTLEKIIETAWSFHNNHPNGY; this is translated from the coding sequence ATGGCTATATTAGTATGTGGTGGTGCAGGATATATTGGCAGTCATACGGTTGCCCTTTTAAAAGAACAAGGTAGAGAAGTTATTGTAATAGATAGTCTTTATAAAGGTCATAAAGACGCAATCGTTTCAGGGGTAAAATTTTATCAAGGAGATCTACGTGATAAGGTTTTTCTTACAGAAGTTTTTTCTGAAAATGATATTGACGCAATTATTGACTTTGCAGCTGATTCACTTGTCGGTGAAAGTGTAAATGAGCCTTTGAAATATTACAACAATAACGTATATGGAACACTATGCTTACTTGAAGTAATGAAGGTATTTGGCGTGAAGTATATCGTTTTTTCATCTACAGCGGCAACTTTTGGAGAGCCAAAATCTTGTCCAATACTTGAAAATGCAGATACGGTGCCTACAAATCCTTATGGTGAAACGAAGTTAACAGTAGAAAAGATGCTATATTGGTGTTCAAAAGCCTATGATTTTCATTATACAGTTTTGCGATATTTTAATGCCGCAGGTGCACATATGAATGGACAGATAGGGGAAGATCACAATCCTGAGAGCCATTTAATACCGCTGATCCTACAAGTTGCCCTTGGAAAAAGAAAACAAATTGAGATATTTGGAGACGATTATCCTACGATAGATGGTTCTTGTGTAAGGGACTACATACATGTCACTGACTTATCTGAAGCTCATATTTTAGCACTTGATAAAATGATGATTACAGGTGAGTCATCGACCTACAATTTAGGGAATGGATTAGGATTTTCTGTAAAAGAAGTGCTTGAAGTTGCACGAAAAGTAACGGGACATCCAATACCATCCGTTATATCAGAAAGACGAGCAGGCGATCCAGCAATACTAATTGCTTCATCTGAAAAAGCAACAAATGAGTTGAACTGGCATCCAAAGTATAATACGCTAGAAAAGATAATTGAAACTGCGTGGAGTTTTCATAATAACCATCCAAACGGTTATTAG
- a CDS encoding galactokinase, with protein MEVMMKQKLEAEFIRRYGTSEEKIHFYFSPGRVNLIGEHIDYNGGFVFPCALDMGTYLAIRKRADKEVHFATINFSLSTHIELTETIENNVNDGWSNYPKGIIKAFLDTNIALSGMDLLYFGNIPNSSGLSSSASIEVVTAFALNELFQGGLSLLSLVQMAQAIECDFIGVKCGIMDQFAVAFGKESSAILLNCDSLDYEYAPLNLYDHKIVICNTNKKRGLSDSKYNERTQECASALKSLQVKLEIKHLCDITPVVFEEYKSLIHQPIPLIRATHAIYENDRVIKAVEALHENNLEVFGQLMIDSHESLRDLYEVSCFELDVMVEEALKITGTLGARMTGAGFGGCTVNIVRNDSIEEFIREVSANYLLRTGLNADIYIACVGDGVKII; from the coding sequence ATGGAGGTAATGATGAAGCAAAAATTAGAGGCAGAATTTATTCGAAGATATGGAACGAGTGAAGAAAAGATTCATTTCTATTTTTCGCCAGGAAGAGTGAATTTAATTGGCGAACATATTGACTATAATGGTGGATTTGTGTTCCCCTGCGCACTCGATATGGGAACCTATTTAGCAATCCGAAAGCGAGCTGACAAAGAAGTTCATTTTGCGACCATCAACTTTTCATTATCTACCCATATTGAGTTAACAGAAACCATAGAGAACAATGTAAATGATGGGTGGTCTAATTATCCAAAAGGTATCATCAAAGCTTTTCTTGATACGAACATTGCACTTTCAGGAATGGATTTATTGTACTTTGGTAATATACCAAATAGCTCGGGACTTTCTTCTTCTGCTTCAATAGAAGTGGTCACGGCCTTTGCACTTAATGAGTTATTTCAAGGTGGTTTGAGCTTGTTAAGCTTAGTGCAGATGGCTCAGGCAATTGAATGTGATTTTATAGGTGTAAAGTGTGGTATTATGGATCAATTTGCCGTAGCTTTTGGAAAAGAAAGCAGTGCAATATTATTGAATTGTGATTCCCTAGACTATGAATATGCACCTCTTAATTTGTATGATCACAAAATCGTAATTTGCAATACGAATAAGAAACGTGGTTTAAGTGATTCTAAGTACAATGAAAGAACGCAAGAATGTGCAAGTGCATTAAAGTCCTTGCAAGTAAAGTTGGAAATCAAGCATTTGTGTGATATTACACCCGTAGTTTTCGAAGAATATAAATCATTGATTCATCAACCGATACCATTAATTCGTGCGACACATGCGATTTATGAAAATGATAGAGTAATAAAAGCTGTTGAGGCACTACATGAAAACAACCTAGAAGTTTTTGGTCAATTAATGATTGATTCTCATGAGTCCTTAAGGGATTTATATGAAGTTTCCTGCTTTGAGTTAGATGTAATGGTTGAGGAAGCATTGAAGATAACTGGTACGTTGGGAGCAAGAATGACGGGAGCTGGTTTTGGTGGGTGCACAGTTAATATAGTAAGGAATGATTCAATTGAAGAATTCATTCGAGAGGTTTCAGCGAATTATCTACTAAGAACTGGTTTAAATGCAGATATTTACATAGCATGTGTTGGTGATGGCGTTAAAATAATATAA
- a CDS encoding galactose-1-phosphate uridylyltransferase — MNTQLIAAEYIEKLLRYGIENELIYQLDIPQIRNQLMDLLNVIEPYQDAETVITEELKDILLVLLDYAVSIHLIRGTITERDLLDSKIMAQLLPRQSEISRIYEDLQTSKGKISATDYFYRLCQSSNYIRMDRIIKNLHWITSTEYGDMEITVNLSKPEKDPTEIAAQKDAPMLDYPRCLLCLENVGYAGRLNHPGRSNHRVLPITLDKETWYFQYSPYVYYNEHAIIFSELHRPMSISRKTFVRVLDFVEQLPHYFIGSNADLPIVGGSILSHDHFQGGHHVFPMEKAGVIKEFSNPRYRNTKIKMIKWPLSVIRLTSNNKNELIDLATSILDAWRQYNDTENSILSHTGEVPHNTITPIARINVLKEWELDLTLRNNRTNETCPDGIFHPHQHLHHIKKENIGLIEVMGLAVLPPRLEQEMVQIEDVLTGRLNIEEAVKIDSLQKHALWMRDLVERYGTNQTEEIAKKLLREEVGKKFTQVLECSGVFKQDQQGLEAFEKFINLCVELK; from the coding sequence ATGAATACACAATTAATAGCAGCAGAATACATCGAAAAATTGCTTAGATATGGTATAGAAAATGAACTTATATATCAGTTAGATATCCCTCAGATTAGAAACCAATTGATGGATTTACTAAATGTTATTGAACCTTACCAAGATGCGGAAACAGTGATAACTGAAGAATTGAAGGATATACTGCTTGTACTACTGGATTATGCTGTTTCAATTCATCTCATTCGGGGGACAATAACAGAAAGAGATTTGTTGGATTCTAAAATTATGGCGCAGCTATTACCTAGGCAGTCTGAAATAAGTCGTATATATGAAGATCTTCAAACATCAAAAGGGAAGATTTCTGCAACAGATTATTTTTATCGTCTATGCCAAAGTTCTAATTATATTAGAATGGATAGGATTATAAAAAATTTACATTGGATAACCTCAACGGAGTATGGGGATATGGAAATAACGGTTAATCTGTCAAAGCCAGAGAAAGATCCAACTGAAATTGCTGCCCAAAAAGATGCTCCTATGTTGGATTATCCAAGATGCTTATTGTGCTTAGAAAATGTGGGCTATGCTGGAAGGCTGAATCATCCTGGTAGAAGCAATCATCGGGTCCTACCGATTACTTTGGATAAGGAAACTTGGTATTTTCAATATTCACCCTATGTTTATTATAACGAGCATGCCATAATATTTAGCGAGCTTCATCGTCCAATGTCTATTTCTAGAAAGACCTTTGTAAGAGTTTTGGATTTTGTTGAACAATTACCGCACTATTTTATTGGATCAAATGCAGATCTACCCATAGTTGGAGGGTCCATATTAAGCCATGATCATTTCCAAGGTGGACATCATGTTTTTCCAATGGAGAAAGCAGGAGTAATCAAAGAGTTTTCAAATCCTAGGTATAGAAACACTAAAATCAAAATGATTAAATGGCCATTGTCAGTGATTCGATTAACTTCAAATAATAAAAATGAGTTAATTGATTTAGCTACTAGTATACTAGATGCATGGCGTCAATACAATGATACGGAAAATAGCATTTTATCCCACACAGGTGAGGTGCCTCACAATACGATAACTCCTATTGCGAGAATCAATGTTCTAAAAGAATGGGAATTGGATTTAACCTTAAGAAACAATCGAACAAATGAAACTTGCCCAGACGGAATATTTCACCCTCATCAACATTTACATCATATTAAGAAAGAAAATATTGGTTTAATAGAAGTTATGGGGCTTGCTGTTTTACCTCCTCGGTTAGAACAGGAGATGGTGCAGATAGAAGATGTCTTAACAGGTAGATTGAATATAGAAGAAGCTGTAAAAATAGATTCGCTGCAGAAACACGCGTTATGGATGCGAGATCTAGTAGAAAGATACGGAACAAACCAAACAGAAGAAATTGCTAAGAAGCTTTTGAGAGAAGAAGTAGGAAAAAAATTCACCCAGGTACTTGAATGTTCAGGTGTGTTTAAGCAAGATCAGCAAGGACTTGAAGCCTTTGAGAAATTCATAAATTTATGTGTTGAACTAAAATAA